A single Xenopus laevis strain J_2021 chromosome 3S, Xenopus_laevis_v10.1, whole genome shotgun sequence DNA region contains:
- the LOC121402020 gene encoding olfactory receptor 1F1-like, producing MNISVPRDFYLLAFSNSEQHHHIIFIGLLLMYLLALVGNLLIIVLVCLVPQLHTPMYFFLCNLAVQDIITVSAVLPKLMTIIFIGERSISFYGCITQLFLYISCTDGDFLLLAIMAYDRYVAICIPMRYHLIMKARFCILLVSTAWIFCTTNALCYALLMSNLSFCRLIKINHVFCEILTLVELSCSDTTLIKTLITVDAPLIGVFPFWLILTSYAYIIYTILKMRTTAARLKSFSSCSSHLTVLLLYGGTCISLYMKPVSENSQEVDKLLSLIYLGFIPVLNPLVYSLRNRQIQYSVKIVFTKYLFHSLYN from the coding sequence ATGAATATCTCAGTACCAAGAGACTTCTATCTCCTAGCATTTTCCAACTCTGAACAACATcatcatattatttttattggacTTTTACTAATGTACCTACTGGCTTTGGTTGGAAACTTGCTGATTATTGTACTTGTGTGTCTGGTACCCCAACTGCacacccccatgtacttctttctgTGCAACCTGGCAGTCCAGGACATTATCACTGTCTCTGCTGTCCTGCCTAAGCTGATGACCATCATCTTTATAGGGGAAAGGAGCATTTCTTTTTATGGCTGCATAACACAACTATTTCTCTACATATCTTGCACTGACGGTGATTTTCTCTTGCTGGCCATCATGGCTTATGACCGATATGTGGCTATTTGTATCCCTATGCGTTATCACCTTATTATGAAAGCCAGATTTTGCATCCTTTTGGTGTCAACAGCTTGGATTTTTTGTACCACCAATGCATTGTGCTATGCATTACTTATGTCTAATTTGTCATTTTGCAGgcttattaaaataaatcatgtaTTTTGTGAAATCCTAACCTTGGTGGAGCTTTCCTGCAGTGATACAACTCTCATAAAGACATTAATAACAGTTGATGCACCATTAATAGGTGTTTTTCCATTTTGGTTGATCTTAACATCCTATGCTTACATCATATATACCATCCTGAAGATGAGGACCACAGCAGCAAGGCTCAAGTCTTTCTCCAGCTGTTCTTCACATCTCACAGTTTTATTACTATATGGTGGTACATGCATCAGTTTGTATATGAAGCCAGTCTCAGAAAACTCTCAGGAAGTAGACAAGTTGCTTTCTCTGATTTACTTGGGTTTTATTCCAGTACTTAACCCATTGGTGTACAGCCTCAGAAACAGACAGATTCAGTATTCCGTAAAAATAGTGTTTACCAAATATCTATTCCATTCTCTGTACAATTAA